The following nucleotide sequence is from Candidatus Desulfatibia profunda.
CTTTATATCATCGGAATTCGTAACGTATTGCCAACTTGGTGAAAATCGACGTGCGAAATGTGTGCTGGAAAAGGGCTTCGATGGCAAAGAACTTCAGGCACTGCAAAAGGATGTCCTTTCGGGCTTTTGTTTTGTATTTTTTCCGAGGAACAGTGAGGTTTGCAATGTTCCGGCAAATGGTAGATGCGGGATTCTCCTGAAGCACCAGATCCAGAGCCTTTTGGGCACTTGTAATCAAACGGGAAAGATTAGTGATAAAACGATGAATCGTGGAGGGCGCCAGGGTTTGTTCGTTGTCCGGATAACCCGGCACGCTTTTATCAACCATAGCCGTCTTCTGGTATGTTACATCGGGAGCTTGGATATAAGACCGACTAAAGTATGCGATCGTCTGCCGGGTATATCGTTTGTGAGGGAGTGCAAAATCCGGATAATAGGTGAATGTTTTGCCGCATCCGGGGCACTTGAACCGGATCAGCACGCTTAAGACCGTTTTAACCAACATATCGACGATGACCAGAAAGTTACGGTCTCGATAGGCATGCTCCTTGAAAAAGGTCGACTCCACAAGACACTGCGGACACGGCGGCAGGTTATCGGGTTTGATTTTGTTCTTTTCCAATTGTTTCTGATATGCTTTAATATCTTCCGGTGTCGCTGACAGCGGCATCTGTATCCCTCCTGTTAAAGAATTGTTTTAGCCGAACTTTCTTTTAAAACAGGAGGGATACAAAATCAACTCAGGGGCGGGGGTATGCAGCTATAAGCCCGGTGGCGGGTTTAGTCTATTTCTGGATTATCCAGATATTCTTTTCGGTCTTTCAACCTATGGCGGGGTAAACTGGGTAGCGGGGTGGCGAGTTCAATTAATTTAAGATTTAGAGCCAATTACTTTGAGACTTAGCAGAAAAGTGATGAAATAAAAAGATGCCTATTGAAGCTTAATGATAAGCATCATGTAGATGATCCAATAAAAAACCATTTTTATAAAACTGAACTACATAGAAAAGAACGTGTATACATCGATGTTTATAAAGCTGTTGATATAATGGAAGGTAACGATGTTTATACATATTTATACATCGATCAATATTTCGATAGATTGGTTGTATATAGCTTTCAGGAGTTAGATAAAAATGAAATGCGCACTTTGCAACGGTAGACTTATTAATAAATTTGAATCTATTGAATTTAATAGCAAATCAATTGGCAAAATGTTAGTCCCAGAACTTAAATTTACTGAATGCCAAGACTGTAAAGATAAAATTTTTACACCAGAAGAGTTTGATAAGGCTATAGATTTTATAGACAAAAAAGAAAAAGAGGCAATCTCTAATCTTCCTATTAAAGATTTTATAACTGCCAATGAAGCGGCTGAAATGTTAGGAATTACAAAACAGGCATTCAGTAAAAATTATAAAATTAAGCGCGGATTGATATATTCAGTTAAAATTGGAGGGAAAAAATATTATCATAAAAAATCTGTAGAATTGTTTAAGGAAAAGAATAATGGAAAGTTTTTAATTTCAAGACAAGAATTATATATCAATTATGGCGAAGAAATTGTTAGGAAAGTACAAAAAACAATATATACAAAAACATTGATCGTAGGTACTCCAAAGACTTCTGATATATCAATAGAATCAAATGTTCCAAGTTCTGGATGGAGATTTTTACATCAAACCGGCAAAAAAGGATTAAAAAATGCCTACCATTAAACCAGAAAATAATAAACAGGAAACGGTTGATGCTGTCCAACCAATAACAGTTTCTAATACCCCAACTAGCTTCACTGATCGTTTTATAATAGCAAAGGCATTGGATGGATCTATATTGTTGCGCCTTATTTCTGATATTCCTGACGCGAGGATTGAAAACCATAGAACAGTAATAAAAGAAAGCCTTGCCAAACAACTAATTGAAATTT
It contains:
- a CDS encoding helix-turn-helix domain-containing protein; translated protein: MKCALCNGRLINKFESIEFNSKSIGKMLVPELKFTECQDCKDKIFTPEEFDKAIDFIDKKEKEAISNLPIKDFITANEAAEMLGITKQAFSKNYKIKRGLIYSVKIGGKKYYHKKSVELFKEKNNGKFLISRQELYINYGEEIVRKVQKTIYTKTLIVGTPKTSDISIESNVPSSGWRFLHQTGKKGLKNAYH